The sequence below is a genomic window from Setaria italica strain Yugu1 chromosome IV, Setaria_italica_v2.0, whole genome shotgun sequence.
GCTGTGCTGAGTGGCCTATTGACCCAACAACTCTGACCTAATCCTCccattgcagcagcagcaaatggAACTGGAATTCCGTTCTCCAAGTCCGGTCCATTGCACTGCTAGTCAGCTACTTGCACTCGAAAAACTTAGTAGCAGTATCTTTTCCTATGTTCCTAGGGCGTGCTTGGAAAGTTGGAACAAAGGAATTTAGAGCTGATGTGTTTGGGGTAAACATTTTTTTAAGGATGAAATCAATCTAGGATCTGCAAGAAAAATTCTAATACTAGCACGGGAAGTTTCATCCTGAGGTTTAGTACCAGTTACAttttgacccgatactaatgtgagtattagtaccgggcctatcGGATAGTCCCCGAGAAAGCTCCTGCGATCCCTTTAGTACCCGGTAGAGCCtccaccggtactaaaggccttaccgggtggagcctccaccggtactaaaggtcctgaggcacattagtaccaggtggagcctccacccggtactaaaggggtcctttagtactccacctggtactaaggTCCCGTCCACCCATTACCGGTCGCTCCTTATCCTCCCGTCTCCTCTCACAACTCTCACAGCTtatcctctcctctctcactcACAGCTCTCACAgtagcggcgacggcgggcgggagcggcggcgagaaGAGCGGAGGAGGGCAGCGGAGGGCGGAGGGCGGGAGCAGCGGAGTGCGCGGGCGGGAGCGAAGgagggcgagcgggcggcggggctgggcggaggcgggtggcaaagggggtggggggagggcggcagcagcggggggtggagggggccggcggtgggagGTGGGGGCGGGGCTGAGCtaggattttaatttttttaataccctttagtaccggttatcttaaccggtactaaagatccCTTTTAGTATCGAACTACCAATACTCTACTAACAATACCCTACTAAAGGGGTTCCCAACCAGTATTAAATGTGGATTCCCTAGTAGCGTAGGATTTAGACGTGAGCATTTTTTTACTAGCCAGGCTCGACCCCTCACATTTTCTCGAGCTGGACATGGTCATGCACTCTACTTTGTCGACCCTGAGACGCATAACGTGACAATCTTATCTTACTTAAATTTATTTACAAAATTCTATAACCAATAGGATCTCCTGTGAGTAAATCCATCAAGAAAACACATATAATTTTTATCGCAATATTGCAGTGTTCACATGGTGATGGAGCTTCTGTCATATTCTTGTTTGATTGGTGGGACTTTGGCACCTTAAAGGTGCGGTTTCCACAACTCTTCCAATTTTGCCTTGAGCAAGAAGATCTCGGTGAAGCTTTCCGAAGGAAAATCTCCCCTctcgtcaggtgcatcatcatAAATGTCTAAAAGTTGCAAGTATTTTTCCCCCCTCTCTCAGCTGTCTTTTGTCTCGGCACCGTCACCGTCTGCGAGGATGACGGTCTTGGATTTAAATTGTTTGTCTAgtgattaattttttttccttcgggACAACAAGTTTGTTCTTAAACAAAACTATTATCAAAGCAGTCGTTACTAGCATTTGCGATCTTGTCAAACTTAAATGCTTCATCTGATGAAATATAGGTCTGTctaaaatttttcaaataaaagtTTGCTATAAATACCTAAAATTTTATATAGATTAACAATGCAAGATTGATACCACTAGGTTCTTCATGAAAAATTCTTTTATAATATATAACTATTTtaaattaaaataatatattgTTTATGAATATTGTGATATTGCTAGTTAAAAGTGTCAAATATATATCCAAATTTCGTGGCTAAACCTTCCACATGGTCCAAATGTGGTCGGGCCTCAAAACTGTAGTCCAAATCGATTGAAAAAAGGAATGTGATGGGCCTAGTTAGCCCAGCAACACACCCCATCCTTGGTCCGACACGCTCCCGCCGGCTATATAAGTATATAACCTGCGAGGCCCCCATTTTTTTCCCTAATCGGCTAATCCCCGGCCCCCCACGAGCCTCACCCGGTCACCCCTCCCGAATCGCGGACCGCATCAGGTTTCGTCTAGCAGCCGAGTTCGCACGCGGcacggcggccatggaggacgAGGAGCACGAGGTGTACGGCCAGGAGATCCccgtcgacggcgaggacgTCGACATGTCcggggccggcgacgacgcggccAAGGTCCCGCTCCGCACCCcttcacctccgccgccgccccctcgccgcCCAAACCCTAGCGGTGGTACTGACCCGTGCTCGCGTGCGCAGCTGCAGGAGCTCGACGAGATGAAGCGCCGCCtcaaggagatggaggaggaggccgccgcgctccgcgaGATGCAGGCCAAGGTCGCCAAGGAGATGCAAGGTTCGGAATCCCCTTCCTCGTGTGTGCTACTTTTCCCCTAAAAGTTACAAGATCCACGTCGTTGCGCAAAAGTTTTGCGTTAGCTTGCAGCTGCTTATCAATAGTTGCAAATTAGCTGGTTCGATTAGAACTTGGAAGCTATATGATTTGCTGTGCTGGTTTGTTTTCGTTGATGTGTGTAGGGCCAATGCGCAAATAATTTGCGTTAGCATGCAGCTGCTTATCAGTAGTTTCAAATTAGCGGGTTCGATTAGAACTTGGAAGCTATATGATTTGCTGTGCTTGTTTTCGTTGATGTGCGGACATTGTAGTAATGCAGGGTGGTTGGGGAAATTTGTATTAAATTGCATCTGCTTATCGGTAGTTGGGAATTGGCTGATTGTGTTAGAACTTAGAAGCGAGATGATGTGGTGTGGTCATTGTTGCTGCTGCGAGGACATGGTGTTAGTGTGTTACTGCTCATCTATAGTAGGGTGGGTGAGCAATTCTGCATTAACTTGCATCCGCTTGTCAGTAGTTGGGAATTGACTGGTTGCTTTAGAAGCCATGTGGTCGTTGTTTAGAtttttgttttggttgctgCATGGATGTGAATGCACCACATGATATTACCCTGTAATATTACTGCTTGGGTAGCTTTTGTGTTTAATAGGCTCCGTGTGGGATGGGTGTTTGTGACCTGCATCTCTGTTTTATATCCTCTGTTATCATGGTCTTTCTGTCGAGCTAGAAGGCTTGCCATGATAACAAAATTCTAAGATGACTTTGTATTTGGTATCCGCTCCATTTTCCATTGCAATAACTTCAGCTTTCTGTTTTAGCTGAACCTTGGTGTTTGTCCGTACATGTATGGCATGTTTGGAATAGGAACATATGTGTCATTGGTCTTAAATTTTTAGGTTTTAGTAATCCTATGGATTTGGATCCCAATCATCCCCTATCCAACCTGAGCCTTTGTTTGATTGCATTTTGTAATATACCTATATTCATTAATTTTTCTGTAGGTGTAGATCCTAATGCAACCACATCTGAAAACAAAGAGGAGATGGATGCTCGGTCAGTATTCGTTGGAAATGTAAGTTTAATCTCTTCCCTTTATATAATTTAAGAGGACTGATGTACAATTCAGTATTTCATAACCTATGGCTATGCATATATCTGATGATTCGCATTTTGGTCCTTGTTACCAGAATATGTTTTTCGAACTAAAGATATAAAATTGGTTTAAAATATTATAGTTGGGGTTTTAATAATGATGTGCTTgcctttttatttgtttttttcacTTCCAGTATATAATATGTCTCTTTGGGTGGGGGCTCCATTAGTAATCTTATTTCAACGTGGGGTTTGTATTATCTGTAGTCCCTGCTGCAAAATTCCATTTCATTGAACAACAGGACTTGGTCTTATTGTCAGTTCATGATACAAATAATAAGTTGTCTCCTCTATCTTTatctatttctttttgtttttctctgttgCATTGATTGAGCAATGGCCATGGTCGCAGGTTAGTCTGCTGTAATCAAGCCTTTCAATCAAAGTTTTGGCATCTGGTTGAATCTCAGCACAAGTTCTAGTGTTAGCTTAATGggggaaagaaaaagaggaaaaatcCTATAAAGAAgttcttgaaaaaaaagaaagagaaaaaaatgaaaaatagaaaaaaatgatttgaaaaaagtaaaaaaaagtaCAGAAAAAAGATGAAAATATAGAGAGGAAAAAGAGATATCATAGACTAGGAATTATCCCCCAAGGTAGCCAGCAGAGAACGTGTCAGGCACATTCCTGGTACTGATGTGGCGTGATATCATTAGCCATTTACTGGCACAGTTCATAGGCATGACATGTAAGTTTGACCTCACATTTATGCTGAGTATACTGTAATCATTGTATGCTTGTGTTGAAGCTTCGACCGTTGGGATTTACACTTGATGTTTCTTCTGCAGTTTTGTATTGATGTTTTCCCTCTTTCATGCTGAAACATTCTCTTTGGCACTTCTTAATCCATTTTTTAAAGAAGTCAACTTCAATCCATTAGTTTGCCTTGTGTGTGATCTTTGAACACTTCTTAAGCATCGAAGTGTATCCTTTTGTCTTATGGGTACATGGCATAGTGCCATAATATAAACAGTAAATATAGCAGGGTGCCAAATCATATTATAATAAGCTAAAGCCCCAGTGCTTCATGATAATTTATGTATGTCATGTGGCCCTGATGAGAACTTCTCTTTATTTGTGGTTGAAGATTTCATAATTTGACCAACTATATCCTAGAAAGTAGAAACTTCTCATTAACTTCTGGTCAAACTCCATTTTGTGTCAGAAAAAATTGTCATCTTCTAGAGAAGATATTCATATAGGTGTACTGGATGGTGCTAGCAATGGACTGTTTTGTCTTTGTTGTCATTAGACATAATGCTTGTGGACTATTTCTAACTGCGGGTTCTtagtttgttttatttatgtacAACCTATATGTTTATCATTCAAAAACcttcatctatgtaattagtgaATCGCCTGGCACATCGTAAATACATGTTCCTTTTCGAGGCTATGCACATGTTTCTGGCAAGTTTGCATTCATTCATTTAGCTCAGCTATATGCTGGAAGATGCAAAGTAGATGTTCTGTAAAGTTAAAATAGTTCCATATTAATCTTTTGACTGTGACATGGTGCCCTTAAATTTTAATAGTTATTTTATGTCTGGGAATTTGCTCTATTGTGCAGTGGCAATGTGGTGTTAACTTTGTAACCACTGTAGAGCAAGTTTAGGGACTTGGCAGGGATAATGAAACTAGCTGGGACATCACTTTTTGTCAAACTACAGGCTGACCTAGATGGGTTTATAGGAACGGTGTTTAAGAATTAAAGTCACATCTGGACAAATTTGAGTAGTTCTGGTGCAACTTGTCTCATATGATATTTGGAACAGCTGACTTGTGACTCATGTACTATTTTCGTCTATGTGAAGAGAGGCACCTTGAGTGACTTTTTG
It includes:
- the LOC101767449 gene encoding polyadenylate-binding protein 2 isoform X1 — translated: MEDEEHEVYGQEIPVDGEDVDMSGAGDDAAKVPLRTPSPPPPPPRRPNPSGGTDPCSRAQLQELDEMKRRLKEMEEEAAALREMQAKVAKEMQGVDPNATTSENKEEMDARSVFVGNVDYACTPEEVQQHFNSCGTVNRVTILTDKFGQPKGFAYVEFVEVEAVQEAVKLNESELHGRQLKVAPKRTNVPGMKQPRGRGFNPYHGHPYMRPYGYSPYGYGRFPRFRRPRRPYF